The following are from one region of the Vitis riparia cultivar Riparia Gloire de Montpellier isolate 1030 chromosome 14, EGFV_Vit.rip_1.0, whole genome shotgun sequence genome:
- the LOC117929682 gene encoding uncharacterized protein LOC117929682, with translation MDSGGVAPQLSEEATHHLQQGIVMLLSQWSALQMAVHNEWGGRQSSQLADQLALDIFSWFTHSREPLYIDDLENILDEAMLSLNTMTEDGSIEEVAEKLMTMHEECLEGNYQSIEKLREAGSRPAVHHIRQAVNEDNDDDDDDDDDNDENMGNDNSSNMIVDAPEAPPPNLNPAEMPVEEPRASNPKVAEADDGWVVVASKRNRGKRN, from the exons ATGGATAGTGGAGGCGTAGCGCCACAGCTGTCAGAGGAGGCAACTCATCATCTGCAACAAGGCATAGTAATGCTTCTGTCGCAGTGGTCTGCTCTCCAGATGGCCGTCCATAACGAGTGGGGTGGTCGTCAGTCTAGCCAGCTTGCCGACCAACTCGCCCTCGACATCTTCTCCTGGTTCACACACTCCAGGG AGCCGCTTTACATTGATGATTTGGAAAATATACTTGATGAAGCTATGCTTTCGCTCAACACCATGACTGAGGACGGCAGCATTGAGGAG GTAGCTGAAAAATTAATGACTATGCATGAAGAATGTTTGGAAGGTAATTATCAGTCAATTGAAAAACTAAGGGAAGCCGGTTCCCGGCCAGCTGTTCATCATATTAGACAG GCTGTTAATGAggacaatgatgatgatgatgatgacgacgACGACAATGATGAGAACATGGGGAATGATAATTCATCAAACATGATTGTGGATGCACCAGAAGCCCCCCCACCAAATTTAAATCCAGCAGAGATGCCGGTAGAGGAGCCAAGGGCCTCAAACCCAAAGGTTGCTGAAGCAGATGATGGATGGGTGGTAGTTGCCTCCAAGCGGAATAGGGGTAAAAGGAACTGA